In Miscanthus floridulus cultivar M001 chromosome 19, ASM1932011v1, whole genome shotgun sequence, the DNA window CCGCTCATCTTTGACCATTCAAAAGTGACAAAAACACTGTTTGATTTGGGAGACGAAATAAAATCCGTCCCTAATGTATCTACATACCCAAAATTCAGATGAAGAAACGTAGACCCAAAGCAATGCAAATGCAGACCATGCCCCGTAGTAACTCAATTGAGGTGCTGTGGTGGTGAAAAGAATTTTGCTACGTCGTGAATCATACAGAACCAGTATTTGCTTATGATTACAGAAAATTGGTCTCAATATATGTACACCagcatgttcggctggtattaaagccgactgataagccggccttgactaatttgttgtgagagaaaaatactgtagattatagttgataagccggctgataagttcaaacgaatagACCCGACAACCTATGTACATACAGCTGCAGCAGTCTACAAACCCAAGCGCAAACAAGGCATTtagccaaaagaagaagaaactgATTTAATTTGATGAGTGGAATGGTGACATTTTGTGCATGGCGACTAATACACAGGTACTGGACTGCCAATGAGCAGCGGCGATCGACGACGATCAAGCATCTAGCAGGAGTAGTGCCTCATAACCTCACAGCAAAGCTACAATTAGTAACCCTATTCTGCTCATCTACTTTTCAACCGGTCCCTCACTGAAGACACTGTACTAGCAAGCTCACGCCGGAGTCTTCGATTTCTTCATCTGGCCAGGCAGGCAGGACTGCAGGACAGCACGGTCTTGTAATCTTGGCACATGGCACGCCACCTCCGTTGTTCCGTTTGACTGCAAGTTGTGCCGGTCTCGGTCTCGCCGACGGGAACCGGGGAAGGCCCGTGCGGCGGGTCCACTTGCAGCGGCACATCGAAGACTCCGGCGTGAGCTTGTTAGTTAGATTCTGGTCAGGAATCAGTCAGGATGTACTGAGCAGCAGAGCAGAGCGGAGAAATGGTCAGGGCAGCACAGCAAATCGCCAAATCCAGAACGATATATATCCTTCTGGAAGGAGGATCTCACGGTCACGGCGGCGAGCCGCCGGTGAGGAACcagaaggcgatgagggccacGGCGAGCAGAGCAAGCACGGCCGACACCAGGGTGCAGGCGAAGCAAGAGAGCCTCCTTGCCGCCCCGGGAGCCGGCGGTACGGCCGGCGCCGCCGGGGCCACCTGGAGCTGCAGGAGGAGGATGCCCATGAGGTACGCGAGCGGGAGGGTGGGGATGAGCACGGCGACGGCGAACTCGAGGACGGGGCTGAGCGGCTTGTTGGCCCCGTCGTCCAGGAAGTCGAGCAGCGGCTTCAGGATGTTGGAGATGCCCAGCGCCACGCAGAGCGCGAACTGGGGGCCGGCGTTGAGGTCGGCCATCGCCTTCGCCAGCTGCTTCCTCCTCCTACGAAACAGGCGGTGAGAGGAGAGGCGTCGGCTGCTCGCCTCGaccgggaggaggaagaggacgagaTTTTGGAAAAGGAAAAGTCGGGCGAGGAGAGATCGGAGCAGAGAAGACGGTGAGTGAGCTTACCTCGAGGCTCGAGAACAAGAAGCTTGAACCGCTTGTGCGGCCGTTGTTCGAGATCGGGGTAGCAGTACTACCAGGTGCCTGCCTAGCAGTAGGAGGAGGCCGGCGAGCGAGAACCATGTGTGTCAGAGTTACCGCTAGGACTGGGCCGTGGGCCCTGCCGCCGGCGGCCGGCGCgaggtcaaggactcaagccaaattTTCATCAGAAAAAAAAGGACTCAAGCCAAAACGGTAGAGGATCTGGAACACATATGGCGAACTTTTAATACGTACTATTTATATCCCGTGATTTGTATAACGTAAAATTACATAGCAAATTCATATAACATAATAATGTGGTGACATAAATATTAACACCGCCTTTGGAACAAAAGTATTATACAGGGAAGATAGAGAAAAccaaaacagaggaaaggaagaAGGTTAGAGCATCTGGAACGAAGCATACGCAGTTACCCTTTCCTCCAGAACACTGTAGCAACGACACGGtttcacacacaaaaaaaaggtGATTCAAATATAGGACTCACTAGACTGGTTCTATTAGGGCATCCGCAACAGTAAGAGCTAGTTGCTGGCTTTAAGCCAACATCTCTAATAGTGTTAACTTTTAGCAATGACTCTTAGTATGAGTAGGCTCACGTAACACTCATATGATCTTGGAATATGTGTAAGAGCCCAGCTCTTGATTAAGagctagtttttctctctcttctattaaaatatgaagAAAAAAATACTTAGAGCTAGCTCAAAAGTCGATCGTTGGAGATGCCCTTAGGATTTGGGTGTagaatcctactaggactaggaCTCCTATTTACATGTATAGGGCCCTTAGAGAAGACTATATAAACATGtgtttctttatatatatatatatatatatatatatatatatatatatatatatatatatatatatatatatatatatatatatatatataatatatatacacacacaagtGGTTGGAGCCATAGGCATCAACTAAGCCAATACAAGGGTCTCATCCAAGACTTGTAACGAGCAATTAGGAGCGCTCAAGAGAATTAGGCTAGATAGCTCTATTGCACTAGATTCTTGTATAGGCAAGAAATCAATGGGTCCTAGAGGGTCAAGTAGGGTTGTGAGAGACCGTCAGTTGTACACTTTTGGAGTTGTGCTAATAAATTTGTGGTCGGCTTCGCCATAATCACTTGTCGTGGTTGCTTCAACATCGTCATCTAGGGTTCTCTACGTGATTTGGCTATATCGTTctttatacaatgcaagcttgTGTCATACTCGAGACATTCTaccggtgcgaaaagtgaccaacacgtaaatatttgtagttttgccgtacgttgtgatcggatgtggcctagtactcaatgacacagagtttatactggttcaggcaacgtgccctacgtccagtttgagtcggtcggtgactttattcctaagcccaagtgctcgaagtttgctgtggggttacaaatgagagggagtaaaATGGGGGTGTCAGAGGTCCGGTCGGATTCCGgaccaaagggccaagagtgacgggagctccgacgtgcgctaagtgttcgaacgtatgctttgtttggctttagagttctagagccaagcagagagaaTCAGAGTGATCCGCCTGTTGTTTGTTGGAATCATCTATGTGAATCGATCGTCCTCTTTTtggagagagcgtatccccttttatagatgaaggggatggctttacaagagagagagtgtgagagagtgtgcgctacctagtcttgttgctcacgccgTTGGGTACGAGACGgtttgtcggcgcctacaatactattgacgccctgatgcatgtggttggttccatcgtgttcttctagtatggcCAATGTCGACGTCTACcatactgtagggcaaatgtcgacgcccataACACTAatcgtgttctgacatgtctggaaggttgcagagcacccttctgacatgacctgacaGTATTGTCccgtaggtgtgcagggtacggtcctcggtattacggtttgacttcagcgccctgccttacttgctctgcctgactctttgggtccttaccgagcgagcgtccccgtTCGGTTGTTTCCCAGTCAGCTTCGACCGcgacggtcggagaagagctataagcagaggttctgtgtccttccggtcggagagacgagtcggagtcggaagcgagcgtcgtccctccttgtcaggccttccagtcggagagacgggttggagtcagaagcgagtgtcgttcctccttggccaggccttccggtcggagaggcgggtcagagtcagaagcgagcgtcgttcctccttggccaggccttccggtcggagactggatcgcccttccGACCTGTCATTGAGTATCTGGGTCGACGCAGGAGTTGCGTGTTGTTcgtaacgtcgtctgctgggccaagcttttgctgtgaagtaggtccattagggaccccgggtgTATGAACCCGACACATTCTTTCAAAGATAAGAGGGTTGCTGTGTATAACTAGGGATATCAGattctaacaagtggtatcagagccaaggttgGATTAATTTGATTTTGTGAGAAGGTTGATAGGGCTATGCAACACGAAATTGAGACGATGTCGAGGATGTGGAATCAAGTAGAGAAATTTGATGGCAAAGGAAATTTCAGCATGTGGCAATGTGTGGTAACAAATGTGTGCTTGTCAAGAAAACTGATGAAGAATGGAAGGTGATGGAGCAGAAGGATGTTAGTACAATTCGACTATGTCTCTCCGATGAGGTGAAGTACTTGGTAATCAAGGTGAATTCATCATATAAATTAAGGAAGATCTTAGAAGTGTTGTATATGGCAAAGTCGCTGACAAATCAGTCGGTACTAAAGCGTCAACTATTTAGGTTACACGTAGAGGAAGTGGTACACGATTTGTTGACCATCTAAATGTCTTCAACAAGCGTCAACTATTAAATATTTCTTGATATAAATATTGAGTAAGAAATATGTTGTGTTGCTAGGGGGCATAGCCTCTGCCCTGCCAACAAACGCTCTGGACTGCTTGGTTTCTTCGCCAGTTACTATTTTGCCTCGTTGAGTAAGGATATGACCAAAACAAACTTGTTtatatactaggtagcgtgcccgtgcattgctacgggacaactaaatcttttgtactaaaaacacacggatcacatgataagataacaatactattaaattaaataccgacgtcaaagtgatatttaattcaaaaagcaaagtttgtgaaattaacagaGTCACGGAaagcgcgacgtcgcaggctcacaaactctactgtatagacttttttgtgatacggctaagataatattttatatcggcagaaagaattctacgatatccatttctttcatacgccaataaatccatgaataagttccactgcatctccatataatcatgtacacacaggttcgagtatatatgtaactaggttcgtgcccgtgcgttgctacgggacagctaaaattttatactaaaaacacacggatcgcacgataagataacaatactataaaagtatatgaccgacgttaaagtgacatttaatccaaaaagctaagttcgtgaaatttacacagtcacagagagcatggcgtcgtaggctcacaaactctactgtgtagatgtttccgtgatgcggctaagatcatttttataCCGGTAGGAAGAGATTTCCGATATACATTTCTTTCGTGCGTtaacaaatccacgaataagttccaccatatctccataccatcctgtacacggccCTGGCAACCGAATTAGCCACAACCCATGAAAAAAATCGCGCGCTATATAATTTAGCGGTGGCCACTCCTGGGAGCTATGCgccgctatagcgccgctattgCGCCGCTATAGCCGCGCTATAGCACCGCTATAGCGCCGCAGCGTGAGATAGCTGCTcacgctatagcgccgctatagcgCGCTATTTATATACAGCCAggcaaaaaaataataaatagtcCAAACATGCAACATATTCATAGTTTCATACTTCCATACAGTCTAAACATCCATAAGGTTCAAATATTCAGTAGCTAACATGAAACAACAATAACGGAGGGTACTCTGGATTAGGGTTAGAGGGCTCAAGATGGGCCTAAATTTGACTCTGCCTCTTTTTTTTTGTCAGCACATGAAACAGCAATAGCGACGATTTAGCGCGCTATGGCGCTATAGCGGcaatagcggcgctatagcgcgCTATAGCGACAATAGCGCGTATAGCGTGAAAATGCAAGATATCGTCGCGGCGAGCTATCTGGGACGCTATTAGCGCGCTATAGCGGCAAAATAGCGCGCTATTTTTTTCGTgggccacaacttatgtaattagttttataattagctcatgtttagtccttctaattgatatctaaaaattcaatgtgacagggactaaagtttagtcctgggatccaaacaccccctaactctcGACTTCTGCTGgttgctcacttgcaccaccatgcctatgtgtctgcacgtatatactctaatgccagaacgtctaagatggtctttaaagttgccatttgtgtatgctgtaggattaggatactttgcactgatccatgagggtgtctatgagagtcgaaatttttgatgccattatgatgtctaagcttatcaatcagacagagacgaacttgattgttaaaatattttcaacactgctttcatatactccctatatcccaaaatagaattcattctcgctttccgagaagtcaacttttttttaacttcgaccaattataatACATGTATTTTTTACATGCATGTGGCATCAGGAGTCAACCAATTGATtgttaaatgttgcacgtattttttacagacctagtcaaagttgagaaaattTGACCTGCAcacatcccataacgacttatattttggggcagaggaagta includes these proteins:
- the LOC136529260 gene encoding uncharacterized protein, producing MADLNAGPQFALCVALGISNILKPLLDFLDDGANKPLSPVLEFAVAVLIPTLPLAYLMGILLLQLQVAPAAPAVPPAPGAARRLSCFACTLVSAVLALLAVALIAFWFLTGGSPP